The following proteins are co-located in the Tripterygium wilfordii isolate XIE 37 chromosome 2, ASM1340144v1, whole genome shotgun sequence genome:
- the LOC120017251 gene encoding peroxidase 4-like: MLCSPQKPSNSSHIIMAASSSSSSLYVFVMSLLALQLVLFTGRSSAQLSKNYYSKSCPKVFSTVESVVKSAVSKERRMGASLVRLFFHDCFVKGCDGSLLLDDTGSFQGEKTAGPNAGSVRGFEVIDKIKSKVEQLCPKVVSCADILAIAARDSVVILGGPDWDVKLGRRDSKTASLSAANSGIIPPPTSTLANLINRFQAKGLSARDMVALSGAHTIGQARCTLFRGRIYNETNIDASFAKTRQASCPRTSGSGDNNLAPLDVQTPNAFENNYYKNLIKQKGLLHSDQVLFNGGSTDSLVKTYSTNPKAFESDFVTAMIKMGDITPLTGSNGQIRINCRKPN; the protein is encoded by the exons ATGTTGTGTAGTCCTCAGAAGCCAAGCAATTCTTCACATATCATAATGgccgcttcttcttcttcttcttctttatatgtttttgttatgTCGTTATTAGCTTTACAGCTTGTGCTTTTCACGGGGAGGTCCTCTGCACAACTGTCAAAAAATTATTACTctaaaagttgtccaaaagttttTAGCACTGTAGAATCTGTTGTTAAATCAGCTGTGTCCAAAGAGCGAAGAATGGGTGCTTCTCTGGTCCGCCTGTTTTTCCACGACTGCTTTGTTAAG GGTTGTGATGGGTCGCTACTTCTGGATGACACTGGCTCTTTTCAAGGAGAGAAAACCGCCGGTCCCAACGCCGGGTCTGTCAGGGGCTTTGAAGTAATTGACAAAATCAAGTCCAAGGTCGAGCAACTTTGCCCCAAAGTGGTTTCGTGTGCTGACATCTTAGCTATTGCTGCCAGAGACTCCGTTGTCATC CTTGGAGGTCCTGATTGGGATGTTAAACTCGGAAGAAGAGACTCCAAGACAGCCAGTCTTTCTGCTGCCAATAGTGGTATTATCCCTCCTCCAACTTCCACCCTTGCCAATCTCATCAATAGATTCCAAGCTAAAGGTCTATCCGCTAGAGACATGGTAGCCCTATCAGGAGCTCACACAATCGGGCAAGCAAGGTGCACTCTGTTTAGGGGTCGGATATACAACGAGACCAATATTGATGCTTCTTTTGCTAAGACAAGGCAAGCAAGCTGCCCGAGGACTAGTGGCTCCGGAGACAACAATTTGGCACCCTTGGACGTTCAAACTCCCAATGCTTTTGAAAACAACTACTACAAGAACCTCATCAAGCAAAAGGGCCTTCTTCACTCTGACCAAGTGCTCTTTAATGGTGGATCCACAGATTCTTTGGTTAAGACATATAGCACCAATCCTAAGGCATTTGAGTCCGACTTCGTCACCGCTATGATCAAGATGGGAGATATTACCCCTCTCACCGGATCAAATGGCCAGATCAGAATCAACTGCAGGAAACCCAACTAG